One window of Vespa velutina chromosome 2, iVesVel2.1, whole genome shotgun sequence genomic DNA carries:
- the LOC124946683 gene encoding protocadherin Fat 4 isoform X2: MADTVLEINGVRVIRDTRCFLENGATAAHLFVNEDHAVGDIVGVLGVLGDPGPHGDIKLRLQELDSPVEFSPYSKNLTLTRPLDKEGVDGPASVYVNVICERKRTLDPGFVIPVNIRVTDANDNAPQFVNAPYVLNISEVTVVGTRVLQGVRAVDADQPGPYSTVQYAVLPGPHSEYFVFVNALEGTLVLRKPLDYEALTNFSIDIRAQDQGNPPRSSTTTLYVNVIDADDQNPSFLNDQYKVKLPSQIKMRTVLKVEPASIKAVDQDVGINAPVRYTIQGGILPFLLLNPDTAEIVIIRSLQENELLSPATIVVKATQIDNPDRYALATIVVSREDAYGTGPTAGGRIPTKFTLKDYQIKIPENTPPGSVILTMSVNRADSLLRFWLVGAVEDLERFSVTPSGELILKGTLDYEKRTQHSFLVQVTDGYFNDTSRVNVSIEDVNEWEPRFRHPRYEFHARSLKEGSIVGRLEAADGDRDDMIRLSLRGPDARSFEIHDNGELILRSMNTINGSMARLVAVVSDSGRPPRSSMVPVIVHIPNGASLPVAARAAPAWLGSSVLLVAVFGAVLGLLGVVILILILYIYKHKGSKSGGSVSSVGTGYREKSPVPSALSPTPQVLGASALQDTSENSYRKRSTTNESGSNVNETVTDLDAPGFGELNERAYAATIKSMFPSRVIHDGTMRSSHRFERRFVRASSSVASARQLPLYARHKIAPAPNPPALSATSNIPNIGGLVQNMNDLSARSNLDATSHDSSTCSGDPPDSLMTVWPVGSMSPRVKKLSWDDDDRTVESIDVRAETRPGSTKTETERLNLTVYF, translated from the exons ATGGCTGATACGGTTCTGGAGATAAACGGCGTTCGTG TGATCCGAGACACGAGATGTTTTTTGGAAAACGGTGCAACGGCGGCTCATCTCTTTGTCAACGAGGATCACGCAGTTGGCGATATCGTCGGCGTTCTTGGTGTCTTGGGAGATCCAGGACCACACGGAGACATTAAGTTGAGACTTCAAGAACTTGATAGTCCTGTTGAGTTTTCACcttattcgaaaaatttaacattaaCTAGACCACTGGATAAAGAAGGTGTTGACGGACCTGCCAGCGTTTACGTTAACGTTATTTGCGAAAGAAAACGTACTTTAGATCCC GGTTTCGTGATACCAGTTAATATTCGCGTGACTGATGCCAATGATAATGCGCCTCAATTCGTGAACGCTCCTTACGTATTGAATATTTCTGAG GTCACGGTCGTTGGCACAAGAGTATTGCAGGGTGTCCGAGCAGTGGATGCAGATCAACCAGGGCCTTATTCTACCGTGCAATATGCCGTTTTACCGGGACCTCATTCG GAATATTTCGTTTTTGTGAATGCGTTAGAAGGCACGCTAGTATTAAGAAAACCTTTGGATTACGAAGCTCTTACAAATTTCTCCATTGATATTCGAGCACAA gATCAAGGTAATCCTCCACGATCCTCGACTACGACGTTATACGTGAACGTCATCGATGCCGATGATCAAAATCCTTCGTTTCTCAATGATCAGTACAAAGTCAAACTTCCTTCGCAAATTAAAATG AGAACAGTTTTGAAAGTGGAGCCAGCATCGATAAAGGCTGTTGATCAAGACGTTGGTATAAATGCTCCTGTTAGATATACCATTCAAGGAGGaattttaccttttcttcttttaaatccTGACACTGCCGAAATAGTTATTATACGATCGTTGCAAGAAAATGAACTCTTGTCGCCTGCTACGATCGTCGTTAAA GCTACTCAGATAGACAATCCTGATAGATATGCATTGGCGACTATCGTTGTATCTCGAGAGGATGCTTATGGAACAGGTCCTACTGCAG GTGGCCGAATACCTACGAAGTTCACGCTAAaagattatcaaataaaaattccgGAAAATACACCGCCTGGTAGCGTTATTCTAACTATGAGCGTCAATAGAGCTGATTCT CTATTAAGATTTTGGCTTGTTGGAGCAGTTGAAGACTTGGAAAGGTTCTCCGTAACTCCTTCTggcgaattaattttaaagggTACTCTTGATTATGAGAAAAGAACTCAACATAGTTTTCTAGTTCAAGTTACTGATGGTTACTTT AACGATACATCCAGAGTCAATGTATCGATTGAGGATGTGAATGAATGGGAACCACGATTTCGACATCCCAGATATGAATTCCATGCTCGTTCTTTAAAAGAAGGATCTATTGTCG GAAGATTGGAAGCCGCGGATGGCGACAGAGACGATATGATTCGATTGTCTTTAAGAGGTCCAGATGCAag gTCATTTGAAATACATGACAATGGTGAGTTGATTTTAAGATCTATGAATACTATAAATGGTTCAATGGCTCGTTTAGTAGCAGTTGTTTCGGATTCAGGACGTCCTCCAAG ATCGAGCATGGTACCTGTAATAGTTCATATACCGAACGGTGCCTCATTACCCGTAGCAGCAAGGGCTGCACCTGCTTGGTTGGGAAGCAGTGTTCTTTTAGTAGCAGTTTTTGGAGCTGTTTTAGGACTACTTGGAGTCGTTatacttattcttattctttatatatataagca CAAAGGGAGCAAAAGTGGTGGATCTGTAAGTTCCGTTGGAACCGGATATCGTGAGAAATCGCCGGTGCCATCAGCTTTAAGTCCAACGCCACAAGTATTAGGAGCTAGTGCTCTTCAAGATACTTCAGAGAACAGCTACAGGAAGCGTTCTACCACGAACGAGAGTGGAAGTAACGTTAACGAGACCGTCACCGATCTCGACGCACCTGGTTTCGGAGAATTGAACGAGCGAGCCTACGCTGCCACGATCAAAAGTATGTTCCCGTCACGAGTAATTCATGACGGTACGATGCGCTCTTCGCACCGTTTCGAACGGCGATTCGTACGAGCTAGCTCAA GTGTCGCATCGGCTAGACAGCTACCTCTCTATGCTAGGCATAAGATTGCACCAGCCCCGAATCCACCTGCCTTATCAGCAACCTCAAACATTCCAAATATCGGCGGTCTTGTTCAAAACATGAATGACTTGAGTGCAAGGAGCAATCTCGATGCAACTTCCCACGATTCATCCACTTGCTCCGGTGACCCACCGGACTCTCTGATGACTGTCTGGCCAGTAGGATCTATGTCTCCGAGAGTTAAGAAACTTTCCTGGGACGACGACGATAGg ACTGTGGAAAGTATCGACGTAAGAGCAGAAACCAGGCCAGGAAGCACTAAAACTGAGACCGAACGTCTAAATCTTACcgtttatttttga
- the LOC124946694 gene encoding C-type lectin domain family 9 member A — protein MTHFMRQSRYLRTFLSILLMTSAVIIIEISAESSFTKSTNDTNIPESRRIGPWSEILEDWIVTAANPGMSRISKVMKLNDKVLTVSTKGTQNKRDVSETDIYLLGAIEKLVYRVDYVEKRLRRAEELLYYVISGSTANKDSCPSNYTSIGQYCYYFSDREYDWKSSASLCRGMGGHLVEFETIVENQDVISYLQGNAKLKGKNFWTGGLNPGLLWIWAGSARPIHNDTKQAVVGNGRCLKLSYDLSSKIYSYKGEECASRQKFICELTTDDESANKIERTARMLSDTVS, from the exons ATGACGCA TTTCATGAGGCAATCAAGATACTTACGTAcatttctatcgattttattgatGACATCGGCAGTAATCATCATAGAAATTTCTG CTGAGTCTTCTTTTACGAAATCAACAAACGACACGAATATACCTGAAAGTCGTAGAATAGGACCTTGGAGCGAAATTTTAGAAGATTGGATTGTCACTGCCGCGAATCCTGGCATGTCAAGAATATCGAAGGTAATGAAACTAAATGACAAAGTATTAACAGTATCTACCAAGGGAACACAGAATAAGAGAGACGTTTCTGAGACAGATATTTACTTACtcg gTGCAATTGAGAAACTTGTATACAGAGTGGATTACGTAGAAAAACGTCTTAGGAGAGCTGAAGAACTTttgtattatgttatttctggATCTACCGCTAACAAAG aTTCCTGCCCATCGAACTACACGAGCATCGGTCAGTATTGCTATTATTTTAGTGATCGTGAATACGATTGGAAGTCATCCGCCAGTCTTTGCCGAGGTATGGGAGGACATTTGGTCGAATTCGAAACCATTGTTGAAAATCAGGATGTAATTTCGTATCTCCAAGGAAATGCGAAGCTCAAAGGCAAAAACTTTTGGACAGGTGGTTTAAACCCTGGCCTTTTATGGATCTGGGCCGGAAGTGCCAGACCTATTCATAATGATACGAAACAAGCTGTCGTTGGAAACGGCAG GTGTCTAAAATTGTCCTACGATCTATCTTCGAAGATTTATTCTTATAAGGGTGAAGAATGTGCGTCAAGGCAGAAATTCATTTGCGAATTGACCACAGACGACGAGTCAGCGAATAAAATTGAGAGAACAGCACGAATGTTATCCGATACTGTCAGTTGA
- the LOC124946683 gene encoding protocadherin Fat 4 isoform X3, producing MGTSLQKIVPLLSCMLQFIAGQLIRDTRCFLENGATAAHLFVNEDHAVGDIVGVLGVLGDPGPHGDIKLRLQELDSPVEFSPYSKNLTLTRPLDKEGVDGPASVYVNVICERKRTLDPGFVIPVNIRVTDANDNAPQFVNAPYVLNISEVTVVGTRVLQGVRAVDADQPGPYSTVQYAVLPGPHSEYFVFVNALEGTLVLRKPLDYEALTNFSIDIRAQDQGNPPRSSTTTLYVNVIDADDQNPSFLNDQYKVKLPSQIKMRTVLKVEPASIKAVDQDVGINAPVRYTIQGGILPFLLLNPDTAEIVIIRSLQENELLSPATIVVKATQIDNPDRYALATIVVSREDAYGTGPTAGGRIPTKFTLKDYQIKIPENTPPGSVILTMSVNRADSLLRFWLVGAVEDLERFSVTPSGELILKGTLDYEKRTQHSFLVQVTDGYFNDTSRVNVSIEDVNEWEPRFRHPRYEFHARSLKEGSIVGRLEAADGDRDDMIRLSLRGPDARSFEIHDNGELILRSMNTINGSMARLVAVVSDSGRPPRSSMVPVIVHIPNGASLPVAARAAPAWLGSSVLLVAVFGAVLGLLGVVILILILYIYKHKGSKSGGSVSSVGTGYREKSPVPSALSPTPQVLGASALQDTSENSYRKRSTTNESGSNVNETVTDLDAPGFGELNERAYAATIKSVASARQLPLYARHKIAPAPNPPALSATSNIPNIGGLVQNMNDLSARSNLDATSHDSSTCSGDPPDSLMTVWPVGSMSPRVKKLSWDDDDRTVESIDVRAETRPGSTKTETERLNLTVYF from the exons ATGGGGACCAGCTTACAAAAGATCGTGCCTCTTCTTTCCTGCATGCTCCAATTTATTGCCGGACAAT TGATCCGAGACACGAGATGTTTTTTGGAAAACGGTGCAACGGCGGCTCATCTCTTTGTCAACGAGGATCACGCAGTTGGCGATATCGTCGGCGTTCTTGGTGTCTTGGGAGATCCAGGACCACACGGAGACATTAAGTTGAGACTTCAAGAACTTGATAGTCCTGTTGAGTTTTCACcttattcgaaaaatttaacattaaCTAGACCACTGGATAAAGAAGGTGTTGACGGACCTGCCAGCGTTTACGTTAACGTTATTTGCGAAAGAAAACGTACTTTAGATCCC GGTTTCGTGATACCAGTTAATATTCGCGTGACTGATGCCAATGATAATGCGCCTCAATTCGTGAACGCTCCTTACGTATTGAATATTTCTGAG GTCACGGTCGTTGGCACAAGAGTATTGCAGGGTGTCCGAGCAGTGGATGCAGATCAACCAGGGCCTTATTCTACCGTGCAATATGCCGTTTTACCGGGACCTCATTCG GAATATTTCGTTTTTGTGAATGCGTTAGAAGGCACGCTAGTATTAAGAAAACCTTTGGATTACGAAGCTCTTACAAATTTCTCCATTGATATTCGAGCACAA gATCAAGGTAATCCTCCACGATCCTCGACTACGACGTTATACGTGAACGTCATCGATGCCGATGATCAAAATCCTTCGTTTCTCAATGATCAGTACAAAGTCAAACTTCCTTCGCAAATTAAAATG AGAACAGTTTTGAAAGTGGAGCCAGCATCGATAAAGGCTGTTGATCAAGACGTTGGTATAAATGCTCCTGTTAGATATACCATTCAAGGAGGaattttaccttttcttcttttaaatccTGACACTGCCGAAATAGTTATTATACGATCGTTGCAAGAAAATGAACTCTTGTCGCCTGCTACGATCGTCGTTAAA GCTACTCAGATAGACAATCCTGATAGATATGCATTGGCGACTATCGTTGTATCTCGAGAGGATGCTTATGGAACAGGTCCTACTGCAG GTGGCCGAATACCTACGAAGTTCACGCTAAaagattatcaaataaaaattccgGAAAATACACCGCCTGGTAGCGTTATTCTAACTATGAGCGTCAATAGAGCTGATTCT CTATTAAGATTTTGGCTTGTTGGAGCAGTTGAAGACTTGGAAAGGTTCTCCGTAACTCCTTCTggcgaattaattttaaagggTACTCTTGATTATGAGAAAAGAACTCAACATAGTTTTCTAGTTCAAGTTACTGATGGTTACTTT AACGATACATCCAGAGTCAATGTATCGATTGAGGATGTGAATGAATGGGAACCACGATTTCGACATCCCAGATATGAATTCCATGCTCGTTCTTTAAAAGAAGGATCTATTGTCG GAAGATTGGAAGCCGCGGATGGCGACAGAGACGATATGATTCGATTGTCTTTAAGAGGTCCAGATGCAag gTCATTTGAAATACATGACAATGGTGAGTTGATTTTAAGATCTATGAATACTATAAATGGTTCAATGGCTCGTTTAGTAGCAGTTGTTTCGGATTCAGGACGTCCTCCAAG ATCGAGCATGGTACCTGTAATAGTTCATATACCGAACGGTGCCTCATTACCCGTAGCAGCAAGGGCTGCACCTGCTTGGTTGGGAAGCAGTGTTCTTTTAGTAGCAGTTTTTGGAGCTGTTTTAGGACTACTTGGAGTCGTTatacttattcttattctttatatatataagca CAAAGGGAGCAAAAGTGGTGGATCTGTAAGTTCCGTTGGAACCGGATATCGTGAGAAATCGCCGGTGCCATCAGCTTTAAGTCCAACGCCACAAGTATTAGGAGCTAGTGCTCTTCAAGATACTTCAGAGAACAGCTACAGGAAGCGTTCTACCACGAACGAGAGTGGAAGTAACGTTAACGAGACCGTCACCGATCTCGACGCACCTGGTTTCGGAGAATTGAACGAGCGAGCCTACGCTGCCACGATCAAAA GTGTCGCATCGGCTAGACAGCTACCTCTCTATGCTAGGCATAAGATTGCACCAGCCCCGAATCCACCTGCCTTATCAGCAACCTCAAACATTCCAAATATCGGCGGTCTTGTTCAAAACATGAATGACTTGAGTGCAAGGAGCAATCTCGATGCAACTTCCCACGATTCATCCACTTGCTCCGGTGACCCACCGGACTCTCTGATGACTGTCTGGCCAGTAGGATCTATGTCTCCGAGAGTTAAGAAACTTTCCTGGGACGACGACGATAGg ACTGTGGAAAGTATCGACGTAAGAGCAGAAACCAGGCCAGGAAGCACTAAAACTGAGACCGAACGTCTAAATCTTACcgtttatttttga
- the LOC124946693 gene encoding nicotinamidase-like, producing MTKKIDWTSADNIFKTFDLNKDDIIDENKFFLLCKEFYDEKEVNENEWRVKEMFKIFSLNDQKGLEISKWIRCFTKWIKKKPVNVLIVVDVQNDFIDGNLALPNRTGYEVIKPINRLLKQARWDQVIYSFDWHPENHISFYDNLAKRELHPSSKITKEKAKPFNTVTFLKPHVEQILWPRHCVMNSWGAKLNNDLYILPNSIQIYKGQDPDSEAYSIFTKENQEIISSKIKATDLYICGLASDVCVKETCLEGLKLGYNVIMIEDSCRGIDKNKTEEAKKLIMENGGLVTNSNHVLSLVNEGKRSLILDHHALNKLCSSIDDKNALVN from the exons atgacaaaaaaaattgattggaCATCAGccgataatattttcaaaacattTGATTTAAACAAAGACGATATAATcgatgaaaacaaattttttcttttatgcaaggaattttacgatgaaaaagaagtcaatgaaaatgaatggAGAGTTAAAGAAATGTTCAAGATATTTAGCTTGAATGATCAGAAAGGATTAGAAATATCAAAATGGATAAG ATGCTTTACaaaatggattaaaaaaaaacctgTAAATGTATTAATAGTAGTCGATGTACAAAACGACTTTATTGATGGAAATTTAGCATTACCTAATCGAACGGGTTACGAAGTAATAAAACCAATTAATCGTTTGTTGAAACAAGCTCGTTGGGACCAagttatttattcattcgattGGCATCCTGAGAACCATATTAGTTTTTACGACAATCTTGCTAAACGAGAACTTCATCCGTCATCTAAA attacaaaagaaaaagctaagCCTTTTAATACTGTTACTTTTTTAAAACCGCACGTAGAACAAATACTTTGGCCAAGACATTGTGTAATGAACTCATGGGGcgcaaaattaaataatgatctatatatattaccaAACTCTATACAA atatataagGGCCAAGATCCAGATAGCGAAGCTTACTCGATTTTCACAAAAGAAAATCAggaaataatttcatcgaaaatcAAAGCCACAGATTTGTACATTTGTGGATTGGCCTCAGACGTTTGCGTGAAAGAAACATGTCTCGAGGGATTGAAACTGGGCTATAATGTCATTATGATCGAAGATAGCTGCCGCGGTATCGATAAGAACAAAACAGAAGAAgctaaaaaattaattatggaAAACGGTGGTTTGGTGACAAATAGTAATCACGTTTTGTCTCTTGTAAACGAAGGAAAACGAAGTTTGATTCTTGATCATCACGCTTTGAACAAGCTTTGTTCTTCCATTGATGACAAAAACGCATTAGTGAACTAA
- the LOC124946699 gene encoding 5'-deoxynucleotidase HDDC2 isoform X2, with amino-acid sequence MKRTGWVLRNIPDPETIAGHMYRMAILSLLADGEDNLDKNKIMQMTLIHDLAECIVGDITPICGISPEEKHRREDAAMEEICQLLGDKGPIILQMFREYEKQESPEAQYVKDLDRLDLIMQAYEYEKRDNIPGKLQEFFSSSLDKIKHPFINKVAAEISIERNTLFSNLNKTE; translated from the exons ATGAAAAGAACTGGATGGGTGTTAAGAAACATTCCTGATCCTGAAACAATAGCAGGACATATGTACAGGATggctattctttctttattagcAGATGGTGAAgataatttagataaaaacaa aattatGCAAATGACTCTAATTCATGATTTAGCTGAATGTATTGTTGGGGATATAACACCCATTTGTGGTATTTCTCCTGAGGAAAAACATAGACGAGAAGATGCTGCAATGGAAGAAATTTGTCAACTCTTAGGCGATAAAGGTccaattatattacaaatgtttCGT gaATATGAAAAGCAAGAGTCTCCAGAAGCTCAATATGTGAAAGATTTGGACAGACTGGATTTAATTATGCAAGCATATGAATATGAGAAACGAGACAATATCCCTGGTAAATTACAAGAGTTTTTTTCATCGTCTctagataaaattaaacatcCATTCATCAACAAAGTTGCTGCTGAAATCAGTATTGAAAgaaatactttattttctaatttaaataaaacagaatGA
- the LOC124946699 gene encoding 5'-deoxynucleotidase HDDC2 isoform X1, translating to MDVKKIHEFMELVGRLKHMKRTGWVLRNIPDPETIAGHMYRMAILSLLADGEDNLDKNKIMQMTLIHDLAECIVGDITPICGISPEEKHRREDAAMEEICQLLGDKGPIILQMFREYEKQESPEAQYVKDLDRLDLIMQAYEYEKRDNIPGKLQEFFSSSLDKIKHPFINKVAAEISIERNTLFSNLNKTE from the exons atggatGTGAAAAAGATACATGAATTTATGGAATTGGTTGGACGTCTGAAG CACATGAAAAGAACTGGATGGGTGTTAAGAAACATTCCTGATCCTGAAACAATAGCAGGACATATGTACAGGATggctattctttctttattagcAGATGGTGAAgataatttagataaaaacaa aattatGCAAATGACTCTAATTCATGATTTAGCTGAATGTATTGTTGGGGATATAACACCCATTTGTGGTATTTCTCCTGAGGAAAAACATAGACGAGAAGATGCTGCAATGGAAGAAATTTGTCAACTCTTAGGCGATAAAGGTccaattatattacaaatgtttCGT gaATATGAAAAGCAAGAGTCTCCAGAAGCTCAATATGTGAAAGATTTGGACAGACTGGATTTAATTATGCAAGCATATGAATATGAGAAACGAGACAATATCCCTGGTAAATTACAAGAGTTTTTTTCATCGTCTctagataaaattaaacatcCATTCATCAACAAAGTTGCTGCTGAAATCAGTATTGAAAgaaatactttattttctaatttaaataaaacagaatGA
- the LOC124946683 gene encoding protocadherin Fat 4 isoform X1, protein MGTSLQKIVPLLSCMLQFIAGQLIRDTRCFLENGATAAHLFVNEDHAVGDIVGVLGVLGDPGPHGDIKLRLQELDSPVEFSPYSKNLTLTRPLDKEGVDGPASVYVNVICERKRTLDPGFVIPVNIRVTDANDNAPQFVNAPYVLNISEVTVVGTRVLQGVRAVDADQPGPYSTVQYAVLPGPHSEYFVFVNALEGTLVLRKPLDYEALTNFSIDIRAQDQGNPPRSSTTTLYVNVIDADDQNPSFLNDQYKVKLPSQIKMRTVLKVEPASIKAVDQDVGINAPVRYTIQGGILPFLLLNPDTAEIVIIRSLQENELLSPATIVVKATQIDNPDRYALATIVVSREDAYGTGPTAGGRIPTKFTLKDYQIKIPENTPPGSVILTMSVNRADSLLRFWLVGAVEDLERFSVTPSGELILKGTLDYEKRTQHSFLVQVTDGYFNDTSRVNVSIEDVNEWEPRFRHPRYEFHARSLKEGSIVGRLEAADGDRDDMIRLSLRGPDARSFEIHDNGELILRSMNTINGSMARLVAVVSDSGRPPRSSMVPVIVHIPNGASLPVAARAAPAWLGSSVLLVAVFGAVLGLLGVVILILILYIYKHKGSKSGGSVSSVGTGYREKSPVPSALSPTPQVLGASALQDTSENSYRKRSTTNESGSNVNETVTDLDAPGFGELNERAYAATIKSMFPSRVIHDGTMRSSHRFERRFVRASSSVASARQLPLYARHKIAPAPNPPALSATSNIPNIGGLVQNMNDLSARSNLDATSHDSSTCSGDPPDSLMTVWPVGSMSPRVKKLSWDDDDRTVESIDVRAETRPGSTKTETERLNLTVYF, encoded by the exons ATGGGGACCAGCTTACAAAAGATCGTGCCTCTTCTTTCCTGCATGCTCCAATTTATTGCCGGACAAT TGATCCGAGACACGAGATGTTTTTTGGAAAACGGTGCAACGGCGGCTCATCTCTTTGTCAACGAGGATCACGCAGTTGGCGATATCGTCGGCGTTCTTGGTGTCTTGGGAGATCCAGGACCACACGGAGACATTAAGTTGAGACTTCAAGAACTTGATAGTCCTGTTGAGTTTTCACcttattcgaaaaatttaacattaaCTAGACCACTGGATAAAGAAGGTGTTGACGGACCTGCCAGCGTTTACGTTAACGTTATTTGCGAAAGAAAACGTACTTTAGATCCC GGTTTCGTGATACCAGTTAATATTCGCGTGACTGATGCCAATGATAATGCGCCTCAATTCGTGAACGCTCCTTACGTATTGAATATTTCTGAG GTCACGGTCGTTGGCACAAGAGTATTGCAGGGTGTCCGAGCAGTGGATGCAGATCAACCAGGGCCTTATTCTACCGTGCAATATGCCGTTTTACCGGGACCTCATTCG GAATATTTCGTTTTTGTGAATGCGTTAGAAGGCACGCTAGTATTAAGAAAACCTTTGGATTACGAAGCTCTTACAAATTTCTCCATTGATATTCGAGCACAA gATCAAGGTAATCCTCCACGATCCTCGACTACGACGTTATACGTGAACGTCATCGATGCCGATGATCAAAATCCTTCGTTTCTCAATGATCAGTACAAAGTCAAACTTCCTTCGCAAATTAAAATG AGAACAGTTTTGAAAGTGGAGCCAGCATCGATAAAGGCTGTTGATCAAGACGTTGGTATAAATGCTCCTGTTAGATATACCATTCAAGGAGGaattttaccttttcttcttttaaatccTGACACTGCCGAAATAGTTATTATACGATCGTTGCAAGAAAATGAACTCTTGTCGCCTGCTACGATCGTCGTTAAA GCTACTCAGATAGACAATCCTGATAGATATGCATTGGCGACTATCGTTGTATCTCGAGAGGATGCTTATGGAACAGGTCCTACTGCAG GTGGCCGAATACCTACGAAGTTCACGCTAAaagattatcaaataaaaattccgGAAAATACACCGCCTGGTAGCGTTATTCTAACTATGAGCGTCAATAGAGCTGATTCT CTATTAAGATTTTGGCTTGTTGGAGCAGTTGAAGACTTGGAAAGGTTCTCCGTAACTCCTTCTggcgaattaattttaaagggTACTCTTGATTATGAGAAAAGAACTCAACATAGTTTTCTAGTTCAAGTTACTGATGGTTACTTT AACGATACATCCAGAGTCAATGTATCGATTGAGGATGTGAATGAATGGGAACCACGATTTCGACATCCCAGATATGAATTCCATGCTCGTTCTTTAAAAGAAGGATCTATTGTCG GAAGATTGGAAGCCGCGGATGGCGACAGAGACGATATGATTCGATTGTCTTTAAGAGGTCCAGATGCAag gTCATTTGAAATACATGACAATGGTGAGTTGATTTTAAGATCTATGAATACTATAAATGGTTCAATGGCTCGTTTAGTAGCAGTTGTTTCGGATTCAGGACGTCCTCCAAG ATCGAGCATGGTACCTGTAATAGTTCATATACCGAACGGTGCCTCATTACCCGTAGCAGCAAGGGCTGCACCTGCTTGGTTGGGAAGCAGTGTTCTTTTAGTAGCAGTTTTTGGAGCTGTTTTAGGACTACTTGGAGTCGTTatacttattcttattctttatatatataagca CAAAGGGAGCAAAAGTGGTGGATCTGTAAGTTCCGTTGGAACCGGATATCGTGAGAAATCGCCGGTGCCATCAGCTTTAAGTCCAACGCCACAAGTATTAGGAGCTAGTGCTCTTCAAGATACTTCAGAGAACAGCTACAGGAAGCGTTCTACCACGAACGAGAGTGGAAGTAACGTTAACGAGACCGTCACCGATCTCGACGCACCTGGTTTCGGAGAATTGAACGAGCGAGCCTACGCTGCCACGATCAAAAGTATGTTCCCGTCACGAGTAATTCATGACGGTACGATGCGCTCTTCGCACCGTTTCGAACGGCGATTCGTACGAGCTAGCTCAA GTGTCGCATCGGCTAGACAGCTACCTCTCTATGCTAGGCATAAGATTGCACCAGCCCCGAATCCACCTGCCTTATCAGCAACCTCAAACATTCCAAATATCGGCGGTCTTGTTCAAAACATGAATGACTTGAGTGCAAGGAGCAATCTCGATGCAACTTCCCACGATTCATCCACTTGCTCCGGTGACCCACCGGACTCTCTGATGACTGTCTGGCCAGTAGGATCTATGTCTCCGAGAGTTAAGAAACTTTCCTGGGACGACGACGATAGg ACTGTGGAAAGTATCGACGTAAGAGCAGAAACCAGGCCAGGAAGCACTAAAACTGAGACCGAACGTCTAAATCTTACcgtttatttttga